A DNA window from Fibrobacter sp. contains the following coding sequences:
- the istB gene encoding IS21-like element helper ATPase IstB, with the protein MNTQETILQLEELKLKGMAECYKALQTLPVNEWPTLDQFVAKLAEAENQYRNQRRTEMYLKTSKLRYNAVFEDVICTKERNLTKETLLKIMDCSFIGRAENILIDGKTGCGKSFLACAIGRQACFMGHRVEYFSMNKFIERIALAKLDGSMLKVINHIERNDLVIFDDFGLQPLDNNSRLALLQILEDCYQRKSVIVTSQLPIAKWYDYINEPTLADAIMDRLLANATRIELKGDSMRRKNK; encoded by the coding sequence ATGAACACTCAAGAAACAATCCTCCAGTTGGAGGAACTCAAGCTGAAGGGCATGGCTGAATGCTACAAGGCTCTTCAGACGCTGCCAGTAAACGAATGGCCGACACTGGATCAGTTTGTCGCAAAGCTGGCTGAAGCAGAAAACCAGTACCGCAACCAGCGCAGAACCGAAATGTATCTGAAGACAAGCAAGCTCAGGTACAACGCAGTCTTTGAAGATGTAATCTGCACCAAGGAAAGGAACCTCACAAAAGAGACACTTCTAAAAATCATGGACTGCAGCTTCATCGGCAGAGCCGAGAACATCCTCATTGACGGCAAGACTGGCTGTGGCAAGTCGTTCCTTGCCTGTGCCATAGGCCGCCAGGCCTGCTTCATGGGGCATCGCGTGGAGTACTTCTCAATGAACAAGTTCATCGAGCGCATCGCGCTCGCTAAACTTGACGGAAGCATGTTGAAGGTCATCAATCATATCGAACGCAATGACCTCGTCATCTTCGATGACTTCGGCTTGCAGCCGCTCGATAATAACTCGCGGCTTGCCTTGCTGCAGATCCTTGAGGACTGCTATCAACGGAAATCCGTAATCGTGACGTCGCAGCTGCCCATTGCAAAATGGTACGACTACATCAATGAACCTACGCTTGCCGATGCCATAATGGACAGGCTCCTGGCTAACGCCACTCGCATTGAACTGAAAGGCGACTCAATGAGACGCAAAAACAAATAA